A window of the Roseburia sp. 831b genome harbors these coding sequences:
- the gatC gene encoding Asp-tRNA(Asn)/Glu-tRNA(Gln) amidotransferase subunit GatC, which translates to MISDETIEYVGILAKLELNEEEAEQAKKDMGDMLDYIDKLNELDVTGVEPMSHIFPVHNVFREDVVNEHDGSKDTLANAPVQKDGGFKVPKTIGD; encoded by the coding sequence ATCATTTCCGATGAGACGATTGAGTATGTTGGAATTCTTGCGAAACTGGAATTAAACGAGGAAGAAGCCGAGCAGGCAAAAAAAGATATGGGTGATATGCTTGACTATATCGATAAATTGAATGAACTAGACGTGACAGGTGTGGAACCGATGTCACATATTTTCCCGGTTCATAATGTGTTCCGTGAGGATGTCGTAAATGAGCATGATGGAAGCAAGGATACCTTAGCCAATGCACCGGTACAAAAAGATGGTGGATTTAAGGTACCAAAGACCATAGGTGATTAG
- a CDS encoding NUDIX hydrolase has translation MKLQEQLEQYHPFNEQEERDKKVMLQLLKTQPDIFTRENEVAHFTASSWLLNCKHTKVLMIYHNIYHSWSWTGGHADGEENLLAVAIREAQEETGVKEIQTVDDTIFSIETLTVDGHEKRGRYVPSHLHLNVTYLLEADEAEVLRIKPDENSGVKWYALEEALEACSEPWMVERIYKKLNKKLQV, from the coding sequence ATGAAACTACAAGAACAATTAGAACAATACCACCCTTTCAACGAACAGGAGGAGCGCGACAAAAAGGTCATGCTTCAGTTGCTTAAGACTCAGCCGGACATTTTTACCAGAGAAAATGAGGTAGCTCATTTTACCGCATCTTCCTGGCTGTTAAACTGCAAACACACAAAGGTGTTGATGATTTATCACAACATTTATCATTCCTGGTCATGGACGGGAGGTCACGCAGATGGTGAGGAAAATTTGCTTGCAGTAGCAATCAGAGAGGCACAGGAAGAGACCGGTGTGAAAGAGATTCAGACGGTTGATGATACCATTTTTTCCATTGAGACGCTGACCGTCGATGGCCATGAGAAAAGAGGACGCTATGTGCCATCCCATTTGCATTTGAATGTGACGTATCTTTTGGAGGCAGACGAAGCGGAGGTGCTTCGGATTAAGCCGGATGAAAATAGTGGTGTGAAATGGTATGCACTGGAGGAAGCGCTAGAGGCGTGCAGTGAGCCGTGGATGGTGGAGCGGATTTACAAAAAGTTAAATAAGAAACTACAAGTGTAG
- the gatA gene encoding Asp-tRNA(Asn)/Glu-tRNA(Gln) amidotransferase subunit GatA: MNLMSLTAVELGKKIKAKEVSVEEAVQAAIDAIEKREESVHSFVTVDKEGALARAKEVQKLIEDGTLSGPLAGVPVAIKDNMCTKGLLTTCSSKILYNFLPTYSAEAVERLEKAGAVIIGKTNMDEFAMGSTTETSAFGETRNPWNLEHVPGGSSGGSCAAVAAEECSFALGSDTGGSIRQPSSFCGVTGIKPTYGTVSRYGLIAYGSSLDQIGPVAKDVTDCATILEAISSYDKKDSTSVKRDDYHFTEALVDDVKGLKIGIPKDYFKEGIDEDVKNAVLSAAKTLEEKGAIVEEFDLGLVEYAIPAYYVIACAEASSNLARFDGVKYGYRTKEYEGLHNMYKKTRSEGFGAEVKRRIMLGSFVLSSGYYDAYYLKALRTKALIKKEFDKAFEKYDIILGPAAPTTAPKLGESLKDPIQMYLGDIYTISVNLAGLPGISLPCGEDENGLPIGLQLIGDCFEEKKIIRAAYAFEQTRNYKHSPIAEDCAAKKVAQD; encoded by the coding sequence ATGAACTTAATGAGTTTAACTGCCGTTGAATTAGGCAAGAAAATAAAAGCAAAAGAAGTGTCGGTGGAGGAAGCTGTACAGGCTGCAATCGATGCCATTGAGAAAAGAGAAGAAAGCGTACACAGTTTTGTGACTGTGGATAAAGAGGGTGCCTTGGCCCGTGCGAAGGAAGTACAAAAGTTAATCGAGGATGGAACCTTAAGTGGTCCGCTTGCCGGTGTTCCGGTTGCAATCAAGGACAACATGTGTACCAAGGGATTGCTTACCACCTGTTCTTCCAAGATTTTATATAATTTTTTACCAACTTATTCTGCTGAGGCAGTAGAGCGTCTGGAAAAAGCTGGTGCTGTTATCATTGGAAAAACAAACATGGATGAGTTTGCGATGGGAAGTACGACAGAGACTTCTGCCTTTGGAGAAACCAGAAATCCATGGAATTTAGAGCATGTGCCGGGAGGGTCTTCCGGTGGTTCTTGTGCAGCAGTGGCAGCCGAGGAGTGTTCATTTGCACTTGGTTCAGATACCGGTGGCTCGATTCGCCAGCCAAGTTCTTTTTGTGGCGTGACCGGAATCAAACCAACGTATGGAACCGTTTCCCGTTATGGGTTGATTGCCTACGGTTCTTCCTTAGATCAGATTGGACCGGTTGCCAAGGATGTGACAGACTGTGCAACCATTTTGGAAGCAATTTCTTCCTATGATAAAAAGGATTCCACTTCCGTAAAACGTGATGATTACCATTTTACAGAGGCGCTCGTGGATGATGTCAAGGGATTAAAAATTGGAATTCCAAAGGATTACTTTAAAGAGGGAATCGATGAAGATGTCAAGAACGCAGTCCTTTCGGCAGCAAAGACATTAGAGGAAAAAGGTGCGATTGTCGAAGAATTTGACCTTGGTCTGGTAGAATATGCAATTCCTGCTTATTACGTCATTGCGTGTGCGGAGGCAAGCTCGAACTTAGCACGTTTTGACGGTGTAAAATATGGCTATCGTACCAAAGAGTATGAAGGGCTTCACAATATGTATAAAAAAACCCGTTCCGAAGGATTTGGAGCAGAGGTAAAAAGACGTATCATGTTAGGTTCTTTCGTATTAAGCAGCGGTTATTACGATGCATATTATTTGAAAGCGCTTCGTACTAAAGCCTTGATTAAAAAAGAATTTGATAAAGCATTTGAAAAATACGATATCATTTTAGGACCGGCAGCACCAACCACAGCACCGAAATTAGGAGAGTCCTTAAAAGATCCAATCCAGATGTACCTGGGGGATATCTATACGATTTCCGTAAACTTAGCAGGTCTTCCGGGAATTTCGCTTCCATGCGGAGAGGATGAAAATGGACTTCCAATCGGGTTACAGCTGATTGGGGACTGTTTCGAGGAAAAGAAGATTATCCGCGCAGCGTATGCGTTTGAACAGACAAGAAACTACAAACATAGTCCGATTGCAGAAGATTGTGCTGCAAAAAAAGTGGCACAGGACTAG
- the aspS gene encoding aspartate--tRNA(Asn) ligase: MEFMTGVTGKDTLEISDLLAGDFAGKSVKVNGAVHTIRDMGEVAFIVLRKREGLLQCVYEEGKTKFALKDLKEACTIEVEGTVKTEDRAPNGFEIRLDTIKVLSEPKEPMPLAISKWKMNTSLEANLNNRPIALRNIRERAKFRIQEGVVRGFRDFLYQEGFTEIHTPKLGAKSAEGGANLFKLEYFHRPAILQQSPQFYKQMMVGVFDRVFETAPVFRAEKHNTKRHLNEYTSLDFEMGYIDGFEDIMAMETGFLQYTMELLKKDYARELKILGVTLPKVDKIPAIRFDEAKQRVAEKYNRQFRNPYDLEPEEEALIGQYFKEEYDADFVFVTHYPSKKRPFYAMDDPADPTYTLSFDLLYQGLEITTGGQRIHDYDMLMEKIEKRGMETEGMEQYLSCFKHGMPPHGGLGIGMERLTMKLIGEDNVRETTLFPRDLSRLEP; encoded by the coding sequence ATGGAATTTATGACAGGAGTAACAGGAAAAGACACACTGGAAATCAGCGATTTATTAGCTGGAGATTTCGCAGGAAAAAGCGTAAAAGTAAACGGAGCGGTTCACACCATCCGTGATATGGGGGAGGTTGCCTTCATCGTTTTGCGCAAAAGGGAAGGACTTCTTCAATGTGTTTATGAAGAAGGAAAAACAAAATTTGCCTTAAAGGATTTGAAAGAGGCATGCACGATTGAGGTCGAAGGAACTGTAAAAACAGAAGATCGTGCACCAAACGGATTCGAGATTCGACTTGATACGATTAAGGTATTGTCGGAGCCGAAGGAACCGATGCCGCTTGCCATTTCCAAATGGAAGATGAACACCTCATTGGAGGCAAATTTGAACAATCGTCCGATTGCACTTCGCAACATCAGGGAGAGAGCAAAGTTCCGTATCCAGGAAGGCGTGGTGAGAGGATTTCGTGATTTCCTTTATCAGGAGGGATTCACCGAGATTCATACTCCTAAGCTTGGTGCAAAGAGTGCTGAGGGCGGGGCAAACCTTTTCAAATTAGAGTATTTCCACAGACCTGCGATTTTACAGCAGAGCCCACAGTTTTATAAGCAGATGATGGTCGGCGTTTTTGACCGGGTATTTGAGACAGCACCGGTTTTCCGTGCAGAGAAACACAACACGAAACGTCACCTCAACGAATATACAAGTTTAGATTTTGAGATGGGATACATCGATGGATTCGAAGATATCATGGCGATGGAAACCGGATTTTTGCAGTATACAATGGAGTTACTGAAAAAAGATTACGCAAGAGAGTTGAAAATCCTCGGCGTAACCTTACCAAAAGTGGATAAGATTCCGGCAATCCGTTTTGATGAAGCAAAACAGCGTGTAGCGGAAAAATACAACAGACAGTTCCGCAATCCATACGATTTAGAGCCGGAAGAAGAGGCACTGATTGGTCAATACTTTAAAGAAGAATATGATGCAGATTTTGTGTTTGTCACACATTATCCATCCAAGAAAAGACCGTTTTATGCGATGGATGATCCGGCAGACCCGACTTACACTTTAAGTTTTGACTTACTTTATCAGGGACTTGAGATTACAACCGGTGGACAGCGAATCCACGATTATGATATGCTCATGGAAAAGATAGAAAAACGTGGCATGGAGACAGAGGGCATGGAACAGTATTTGAGCTGCTTCAAACACGGAATGCCGCCGCACGGAGGTCTTGGAATCGGAATGGAACGTCTCACAATGAAATTAATCGGCGAGGACAACGTCAGAGAGACGACACTATTCCCAAGAGATTTAAGCCGTTTGGAGCCATAG